A single genomic interval of Cervus elaphus chromosome 19, mCerEla1.1, whole genome shotgun sequence harbors:
- the NRROS gene encoding transforming growth factor beta activator LRRC33: protein MELLPLWLCLGFHFLTVEWRHRSGMVTAASQGGCELLDGVADCRGRNLASVPSDLPPSSRMLLLDANPLKTLGNNSLQRYPFLESLSLHDCYLERIGHVAFQEQAHLRSLSLPDNSLSENYKETAAALHSLRALRMLDLSGNSLTEDMAALMLQNLSSLESVSLARNIIMRLDESIFEGLGHLRELDLQRNYIFEIEGGAFDGLTELRHLNLAYNNLPCLVDFGLTQLRSLNVSYNLLEWFLASGGEAAFELETLDLSHNQLLFFPLLPQCSKLHTLLLRDNSMGFYKDLYNTSSPQEMVAQFLLVDGNVTNITTVNLWEEFASSDLSGLRFLDMSQNQFQYLPEGFLKKMPSLSHLNLKQNCLMKLHIREHEPPGALVELDLSQNQLSELHLAPGLPGCLRSLRSFNLSSNQLLGVPTGLFANARSLATVDMSHNQISLCPSPAGLDPRGTPGCVDFRNVASLQSLSLEGCGLGALQDCSFQGTALTHLDLSGNWGVLNGSIAPLWDVAPTLQVLSLRNVGLTSSFTELDFSAFENLRSLDLSGNALTSFPRFGGSLALQTLDLRRNWLTALPQRAVSEQLAGSLRTVYLSQNPYDCCGVEDWGALQRLHIVADLAMVTCNLSSKVIRLTELPAGIPQVCKWERVDMGLLYLVLILPSCLTLLVACTITFLTFRKPLLQVIKSRCHWSSIY from the exons ATGGAGTTACTGCCCCTCTGGCTCTGCCTGGGTTTTCACTTCTTGACAGTGGAATGGAGGCACCGAAGTGGAATGGTCACAGCAGCTTCGCAAGGGGGCTGCGAGTTG CTTGATGGAGTGGCTGACTGTCGAGGGCGGAACCTTGCTTCAGTGCCCAGCGATCTCCCACCCTCGTCCCGGATGCTCCTCCTGGATGCCAACCCTCTCAAGACCCTGGGGAACAACTCACTGCAGCGTTACCCTTTCCTGGAGAGCCTCAGTCTGCACGACTGCTACCTGGAGCGCATTGGCCACGTCGCCTTTCAGGAGCAGGCCCACCTGCGCAGCCTGTCGCTGCCTGACAACTCCCTCTCTGAGAACTACAAGGAGACGGCGGCCGCCCTCCACAGCCTGCGCGCTCTGCGCATGCTGGACTTATCAGGGAACTCCCTGACGGAAGACATGGCGGCTCTGATGCTCCAGAACCTGTCTTCACTGGAGTCCGTGTCCCTGGCGAGGAACATCATCATGAGGCTTGATGAGTCCATCTTTGAGGGCCTGGGCCACCTCAGGGAGCTGGACTTGCAGAGGAACTACATCTTTGAGATTGAGGGTGGTGCTTTTGATGGCCTGACAGAGCTGAGACACCTCAACCTGGCCTATAACAACCTCCCATGCCTTGTGGATTTCGGCCTCACCCAGCTGCGGTCCCTCAATGTCAGCTACAACCTCCTGGAGTGGTTCCTAGCTTCTGGGGGAGAGGCCGCCTTTGAGCTGGAGACCCTGGACCTCTCTCACAATCAGCTGCTGTTcttccccctcctgccccagTGCAGCAAGCTGCACACGCTGCTTCTGCGGGACAACAGCATGGGCTTCTACAAGGACCTGTACAACACCTCCTCGCCGCAGGAGATGGTGGCCCAGTTCCTTCTGGTGGATGGCAACGTGACCAACATCACCACCGTCAACCTCTGGGAGGAGTTCGCGTCCAGCGACCTCTCCGGTCTCCGCTTCCTGGATATGAGCCAGAACCAGTTCCAGTACCTGCCAGAAGGCTTCCTGAAGAAAATGCCTTCCCTCTCCCACTTAAACCTCAAGCAGAACTGCCTGATGAAGCTCCACATCCGGGAGCATGAGCCGCCAGGGGCACTCGTGGAGTTGGACTTGAGTCAGAACCAGCTGTCCGAGCTGCACTTGGCTCCGGGGCTCCCTGGCTGCCTGAGAAGCCTCCGGTCCTTCAACCTGAGCTCCAACCAGCTCCTGGGTGTCCCCACTGGCCTTTTTGCCAATGCCAGGAGCCTCGCTACAGTTGACATGAGCCATAACCAGATCTCACTTTGTCCCTCGCCCGCGGGCTTGGACCCCAGGGGCACCCCTGGCTGCGTGGATTTCAGAAACGTGGCATCTTTGCAGAGCCTGTCCCTGGAGGGCTGTGGGCTGGGGGCACTACAAGACTGCTCGTTTCAGGGCACCGCTCTCACCCACTTAGACCTGTCTGGAAACTGGGGGGTCCTGAATGGAAGCATTGCCCCTCTCTGGGATGTTGCCCCCACGTTACAGGTCCTGTCTCTCAGGAACGTGGGCCTCACTTCCAGCTTCACAGAGTTGGACTTCTCTGCATTTGAGAATCTGAGGAGCTTGGACTTGTCAGGAAATGCCTTGACCAGTTTCCCTAGGTTCGGGGGCAGCCTGGCCTTGCAGACCCTGGATCTCCGCAGGAACTGGCTCACGGCCCTTCCTCAGAGGGCGGTGTCTGAGCAGCTCGCAGGAAGCCTGCGGACTGTCTACCTCAGTCAGAATCCGTATGACTGCTGTGGGGTGGAGGACTGGGGGGCCCTGCAGCGCCTGCACATTGTCGCCGACTTGGCCATGGTCACTTGCAACCTCTCCTCCAAGGTCATTCGCCTGACGGAGCTGCCTGCGGGCATTCCTCAGGTCTGTAAGTGGGAGCGGGTCGACATGGGCCTGCTGTACCTCGTGCTTATCCTTCCCAGCTGCCTCACCCTGCTGGTGGCCTGCACCATCACCTTCCTCACGTTCAGGAAGCCTCTGCTTCAGGTCATCAAGAGCCGCTGCCACTGGTCCTCCATATACTGA